In one window of Solanum pennellii chromosome 2, SPENNV200 DNA:
- the LOC107009793 gene encoding uncharacterized protein LOC107009793 codes for MEETPIEEDHNVDQDQQDMFNDEFHPADLNNPDDEIGIGEGEGEGEGEAQVEGSDHESKFPPTPIVGSNNPCASQTSHFRLKKVINSRNVFSFKCSYLDCNWWLRSVKFTSSDRFAIRIYEKYHMCGSEHLTSHNHHAMTKVIGKYFEYRFPNGKGTSTRDMSNQLRTELGRKVRYWKIYKGMEHAKSNVRGTHKHEYAVLNAYQYMLEVENPGSKTTLSLDENGRFQYFFVSYAAWIIGFQEMRKVIAVGGTFLRSKYGGVLLSAVAQDAENHIFPVAFCEVDKECDASYEYFFQNMRCLVDDTDELYIISDRHPSIRKMVSIIYPASHYGCCMRHLGENIRNKFHNSMVVSHFYKVAKSYDICEFNDHFNQIRDLVPKATEALKHIGFHTWSRAFCLGNRYHLN; via the exons ATGGAAGAAACTCCTATCGAGGAGGATCATAATGTAGACCAAGACCAACAAGATATGTTTAATGATGAATTTCATCCTGCGGACTTGAATAATCCTGATGATGAAATTGGAataggtgaaggtgaaggtgaaggtgaaggtgaagctcaagttGAAGGGTCGGACCATGAGAGCAAGTTTCCTCCCACACCTATAGTTGGTAGTAACAATCCATGTGCTTCTCAAACATCAC attttagaCTGAAAAAGGTGATCAATTCTCGTAATGTGTTTTCCTTTAAATGTTCATATCTGGATTGCAATTGGTGGCTGAGGTCTGTGAAATTTACAAGTAGTGACAGGTTTGCCATTAGAATCTATGAAAAGTACCATATGTGTGGTTCAGAGCATCTTACAAGCCATAATCACCATGCCATGACAAAAGTCATAGGTAAGTACTTTGAATATAGGTTTCCCAATGGTAAAGGCACATCCACAAGAGACATGTCAAATCAACTCCGCACAGAATTGGGTCGTAAGGTAAGATATTGGAAGATTTATAAGGGCATGGAGCATGCTAAGTCTAATGTTAGGGGAACACATAAGCACGAGTACGCAGTGCTTAATGCGTACCAGTATATGCTTGAAGTTGAGAATCCAGGAAGCAAGACGACATTGTCGCTCGATGAAAATGGGAGGTTCCAGTACTTCTTTGTATCATATGCTGCTTGGATAATTGGTtttcaagaaatgagaaaagtaaTAGCCGTTGGTGGTACATTTCTAAGGAGCAAGTATGGAGGAGTTCTACTATCGGCGGTGGCACAAGATGCCGAGAATCATATATTTCCAGTGGCTTTCTGTGAGGTGGACAAGGAATGTGATGcctcatatgaatatttttttcaaaatatgagatGCTTAGTAGATGATACTGATGAGTTGTACATTATCTCTGATAGGCATCCAAGTATTCGAAAGATGGTTTCGATAATCTACCCTGCTTCTCATTATGGTTGTTGCATGAGACACCTTGGGGAAAATATTCGAAATAAATTTCACAATTCAATGGTAGTGTCCCATTTTTATAAAGTAGCAAAGTCGTACGATATATGTGAGTTCAATGaccatttcaatcaaataagagATTTGGTACCAAAGGCCACTGAAGCTCTTAAACATATAGGATTTCACACATGGAGTAGGGCATTCTGCCTGGGAAATAGGTACCATCTcaattga